In Felis catus isolate Fca126 chromosome E1, F.catus_Fca126_mat1.0, whole genome shotgun sequence, the following proteins share a genomic window:
- the LOC123381825 gene encoding leucine-rich repeat extensin-like protein 5, which produces MSSPSHTPSPSPTQSPSQSRSNHVTPTNQQAYSSSGGSAPSPSPTRGSSSRPPSHPPTPTASQPSSRASSLTPSPHVQHVPRGASQTPTPPTSKSPSQSGLKSVSRNSSQTPPVPVARSPSHSPATSASYIGPVRAIPSYIAPYVPRFLKEPPFFQPPTVPLPQNQCFPCPFPCPPRSCERPQVPESLYFPLLPPPPHHPRVSCSYPTPPALFTPPSSLSYSPPTEVLVSGKPHVVPTVLPATFYTPFSRYYTQPRPYRGHRRRPSASPLSLLPHLPYDGSGRSVHFFHRS; this is translated from the coding sequence ATGagctccccctcccacacccccagtCCGTCCCCTACCCAGTCCCCCTCCCAGTCCCGGTCCAACCATGTCACCCCCACCAACCAGCAGGCCTACTCCAGCTCCGGCGGCTCAGCCCCGTCTCCGTCCCCCACCCGGGGGTCGTCCTCCCGCCCCCCCTCTCACCCTCCCACTCCAACTGCCTCCCAGCCCTCTTCCCGggcttcctccctcacccccagccctcaCGTCCAACATGTGCCCCGAGGGGCTTCCCAGACCCCCACTCCGCCCACCTCCAAGTCTCCTTCCCAGTCTGGCCTGAAGTCCGTCTCTCGAAACTCTTCCCAGACCCCTCCCGTGCCTGTGGCCAggtccccctcccacagcccggCCACCTCGGCCTCCTACATCGGGCCGGTGCGGGCCATCCCCTCCTACATCGCCCCCTACGTGCCCCGCTTCCTGAAGGAGCCCCCCTTCTTCCAGCCCCCCACCGTGCCCCTGCCCCAGAACCAGTgcttcccctgccccttcccctgcccgccCCGCAGCTGCGAGCGCCCTCAGGTGCCCGAGTCCCTCTacttccccctgctcccccctcctccccaccacccccgggTCAGCTGCTCCTACCCGACCCCGCCGGCCCTGTTCACGCCCCCCTCCTCGCTCTCCTACTCCCCGCCCACCGAGGTCCTGGTGAGCGGGAAGCCACACGTGGTGCCCACCGTGCTGCCGGCCACCTTCTACACGCCCTTCTCCCGCTACTACACCCAGCCCCGCCCGTACCGCGGGCACCGCCGCAGGCCCAGCGCCTCCCCCCTCAGCctgctcccccacttgccctACGACGGCTCGGGCCGCTCCGTCCACTTCTTTCACCGGTCCTAG